CACAGAGACGGTAAACAACTTCAGCGTGGCTAGCAACACGAGCAGCTCATCCTCAGTGGAGGAGAACAGTTTGAGAGGAGTCAACTTCGTTCACCACCTCTTCCTCAAACTCTCCGAGGCTTTTCGAAAAACGACGCTAGCGCGACGTGAAGAGATACGCAACAGAGCGGTGACGTCGCTAGAGAGAAGCTTCACCATGGCGCACGAGGATCTCGGGTTCACGCCGTCGGGTTGCATCTACTGCATAGACCATGTGATCTTCCCGACGATAGATGACTTGCACGAGAAGCTACTGGACTATTCGAGGCGCGAGAGCGCGGAGAGGGAGATGAGGAGCATGGAAGGGACGTTGAAGATAGCGATGAAGATGCTCAAGAACGTGTTTTTGCATTACTTGGAGCAGATTGTTGGGAGTGCGGAGTTTAGGACGTTTTGGTTGGGGGTGTTGAGGAGGATGGACACGTGTATGAAGGCGGATTTGGGGGAGTATGGTGATAACAAGCTTCAGGAGGTGGTGCCTGAGCTTTTGACTACAATGATTGGGACgatgaaggagaaggagattttggtgcagaaggAGGATGATGATCTTTGGGAGATTACTTATATTCAGATTCAGTGGATTGCTCCTTCGTTAAAGGATGAGCTATTCCCTGATGAAGATATGTAGACCTTTAAATTGGTTGATGCcacttaataaaaatttagttgaTGCAATTTAAATTGGTTGATACAGACATGTTAAGCTtagttttattatgttttaataaaaatcacGTCTAATTAGAGGATCATAcaatctttcaaaaaaattctatgCAATAttctgaaaataattttaaatttagtgaTAACAATAAACTTCATAAGTTAATGCCCTATAAATTAAGGATTGACGATCTATTTTTCCATGAAAACTATCATATATCACCATTTCTACACGAAGTTAAGATTTTATTCTATACATCCATCGAATAAATGTTAAATAGATGTTTCCCATTAATTCAAAGTTCGAATCATTTTTAAAACTCAACTTAAGAGTTTGAAATATACACCCCTAAACCATGATTAAGGTTGGTTTAATGTGTACAAAGTATATTCTTAACCATTAGACACCTAACAAAACTCAAATTAAATTACACCAATACAActcaaattaaaccaaaaatacCCTATAAAAATAACTAATCTCACACTCGtccaaaataaaaccaaaagttAGAAAACCAAAGAATAAAAATTCGCAAATCATCAAAATCGAGAAGAACAGAATTATTTTATGcctatagttttaataatttggaGATCTTGACCATTTATTTAATGAATGTGAGATTagctattttaatataaaaattattggtTTAATTTGGATTTTAATTGGTGTTTAATGGTTAAGTATATTTTGGTACACATTAAACCAAACTTAATTACGAGTTAAATACAATTCAAACTTTAAATCATGAAAAACAGgtatttaacattcattcaaaagatAATAATTACGGGTTATGTGGACATTGTGTTATATAATAGTTACGAAAGGGAAATAGATCATCAgcccataaattaataatatactaaattaatagtttaaaatttaatttaatttaatagagAATATCAtacaattataaataataatatatgaaatttagaagaaaaataaataaatatatgattctatcaaaatataattatagttactatatataaattttatataatataaggaaaaaccttgtattatttttaaaataagctatatttttatatattatttattaaactgcatctaaaatatatatatatatatatataataaatatttaagacAAAAAAGACATCaagtaatataataatagaataGGAATTCAAAGTCAACAAAAACGACAAAACCAAGTCTCCAAAACGAAAAGTCTCCCAAATAGATAAACAAAAACAGAGGACTCTGCTAAAAAGTTTCTGTGGATTCGAAgctttttacttttcttttttttttttttgctaacattTGAGCTTTTTACTTTTCGCCAGGACGAACATGaagatctctctcttctttgtcTCGTTCCTCGTCCTCTTACCTCTCTCCCTACAGGACCCAATCCCAAAAGTCAAAGCACCAAGTCGGGCCCACGCGGAGCTCACGAGCCATGGTTTCCCGATAGGACTCCTCCCTCTCTCCGTCAAGGACTACTACATCAACAAAACCTCCGGCGACTTCTCCCTTCTCCTCCACGGAACGTGCAAAATCACGCTTCCTCCCGACAACTACCTCGCGACTTATTCGGACAAGGTGACGGGTCGGATCACGCACGGTCAGATCGCGGAGCTCCGTGGGATTCGTGTCAGGGCGTTTTATCAGTGGTGGTCTATCACCGGGATTCGATCCTCAGGGGATAATCTTGTCTTCGAGGTCGGTGTCGTAACCGCCAAGTACCCTTCGAAGAATTTCGACGAGAGTCTTGATTGCGAAGGACAACGAGCTTCTTCTTGATTCAGTTCACGACGTAAAGGTTATATCCGTCgacaaattcatattttttaattctgtaTTATGGACTTAAGATatccaaagttttatttttctaaatgcCTCAAGAATATCACTCTGTTTGATGCCAATGAGGTAGGGGTAGTATCTTCCTTTGAGATGTTTTAgagatatatgttttgttttaggGCTTTTGTTTTATATGTCAGTTCTATCTGTTCCATTAGTTGTCTGGGATTTGACATCTGAGGTAATAATGGATTCAAATGTTGGATCTTTGTAACCACGTAAGTTATCTTGCCAATGtggtttttgtttcatattgtCTTTCTAAGCTTTATTAGAAATTGTCTGCCTTATTGCTGATCTTCCTTCTCCTGCACGCATTTACCGCCATAATTTGAGTGTCATATAGtctttatgttttgaatttttttttggcttttgtCTGTGTCTTCCTTTCACCATTGGACTGATCTTTTGATAGGTTAACCTTTCATGGCCAATTATAACAGTAACAAAATCTATGGTTGTCCATTTAAACTTTTAAGGTCATGGTGTGTATTGATTCAGAGATGCCTTGGATGCTACGTTCTTGTTAGGAGCCTAAATGTTTATGTAGATTGCTTTTCTTAGTTTCCAATATTTTCAGCGCTTGGATGGTTTTATTAGGTTATTAACGAGTGGTTCTCGTCTACAGTGCATGCAGGTTTGTGAAGCCAGGAGAAACAAGTGAAAGCTGATTTGTAATATATCTATCTCCATCCGATAATATATAAAAGCTTGAAATGTAAAACAGCATCTAAAACCATGACTTCATTCTTGTTTTCTCTGCAAACTAAAGGGCTCATAAAGGCTTGTAAGTTGTGAACCAAATATTTGTTAATATGTGATTTGGGACTTAAAACATACCAAGCACGATCCATTTTGTTGCTCCGGCTCGATCTCCTTTACTTCCAATTGGGCTCCAAAGTACAAACTTTCGTTAAAGGAGGATGAATCTTTCAATTCATTATGTTCTAAGGACATGCCCATGATTAACTATTACAATAAGGTTCTCAAGTTTAAGATActcttttagtttttatttcctATCAAGATTCTATCAATGTATCTGCCGTAATATCAGaaagttttcatcaagaaaagtAGCCGCAAGGTAGTTGTTTTGTATTATTATGTCCACTAATTTTTTGATCTATCATTTTCTCGTAAGCTTTTCCCTAATACGCCGTGATACTTATCTCCCTCCTATAAGAAAGAGTGGGCACATGCTTATAATGGTTACACTTCACCTTTAAAGGTAAAGCAGAACacttgaaacataaagtaaattAAGTCATACGGAATACAGTTGGTTGGATCTTTCCGTGTAGATTTTGCGtgaacatcatcttcttttcTGGTTTGGAAGTTATGAATAAATGATGCATATTATAATTTTCGTGAACTAATGCCTAAGTAATTTTGGCGCACTGCAGTACAGCTTGAAACAACATCCTTCTTTACCACGCTCTTAGAAGAATACCACACTTGCACACGTCACACCTGAGTAAAAGTTGTACATGCATGCATGGATCCGTAGATCCTAAAATAACTTATGATCAAAAGTTTAATCCGGGAAAGAAAAGATGACGTGACCAACGATATCTTTAAAACACAACGATGTAATCAGATTCCAATAGGCAAAGatggattttattgatgaacAAGACTCAATATAATAAGAGAAACGAGATCCAATATTACAAATGAGATCgataagaaaaaagagaagTGAAATAAGGTCGATGTGTGTtaagctctctctagggttttctcgATGTCCTTTCTTTGTTTCCGACGATCTCCTTTTATAATCGATTGACTTCGGATTTCTCTCAACTTCCTCGCGATCTCCGATTCTTTAAATCGATCCGGACTTGCATGGATCGGGCTTTTGATAGGTTGCACAACCGATTTATTCAGGCCCATCAAAATCTGaccgaaattgggtccaacacaTACCATAGTCCATAACACCGTCATATTATTCTACACGAGTAGACGCGGCCTTATTCATTACATATTCATATGTTATGGCTTTTTAATTTCTATTGGAATATCAATCCAAATTCTACATCAAATGGACAAAAATATAACTAACGTCAAATTCTAAttagtaataatatttttggaaataaGCCAGAAACAAATTCACGTGAACTTTTTCACGTCAGTCCAAAATAACTAATACCACGTTAAAGAATAGAGCTAAACTTGAATTTGAAAATCTAACCATACGAAAAATGTTTTAAAGGAAAGAGTTATTAGCTGTATGGCTGTATCTAAGTCTAACTATGAAATTACCGTCTCTATTATATTGTCTGCAACCACGTAATTCTAAAAGAGCACAAGAGACAGATATGAAACCCcaaatctttttcttttattaaagaGTCTCCACAAAACTAGAAGTTGTTTAGGAAAGACGTCTTCTCACCACACGTTTAAAAATAGCAAACGCTAAAAATAAACACTAGTACAAGAACCTATAAAATACGCTGAGACAAAAACTTATTACTCAGGCATTCATAATTTAAATAAGCCTGGGATCATAATTTCTCATCTCCCCCAACTAAAACCGGGGAcgactaaaaataaaataaaaatctaaaaaaattaaaaaaaaaatgagagccTCAACAAGAGTCATATGGACAGTATCTGTCCTTATGCTAGCGGCTGTGTCCGATGCCATCTTCCCTCTACCATTTCTTCCCTTCCTCCCTGGCTTCAACAACGTTCACGACCACGATGATGTGGAGGTTGCTAAGCCAGTGGTTACCGGTGGAAAAGCTGGAGGAAAAAGGAGATCAGGCGGTGCTCTAGAAGCTCAGACAAACTGGCCTGGAAAGTGGGAGTTGTTCTTGGAAAACTCGGGTGTGTCAGCTATGCATGCAGGTCTGATGCCACTCATCAACCAGGTCCAATTCTATGACGCAACCATCTGGAGAATCTCAAAGATTAAGTTGCCTCCGGGTGTTCCATGCCACGTCGTCAATGCCAAGACCAACAAGATCGATTGTTGGGCTCATTCGGTTCTCATTGATGTCAACAACGGTGCCATTAAGCCTCTATCCGTATGTATCATATCCCCATTCACATACATAATATCTAGCATAATTTGGAATTTTATTAAACATCTCTATTCACATACTTTTAATGATAGCTTGCCACTGATACATGGTGCTCGTCTGGAGGTCTGACCGTCAACGGAACAATGGTGAGCACTGGAGGATACGGAGGAGGAGCCAACACGGCGAGGTACCTAGCGGCTTGTCCAAACTGCCAATGGCATGAATACCCTCAGGCTTTGGCTGCGAAGAGATGGTACTCAACGCAAGCCACTCTCCCTGACGGAAAGTTCTTCATTATTGGAGGACGTGACGCCATGAACTACGAGTACATCCCAGAGGAAGGACAAAACAACAAGAAGATCTACGACTCATTGCTCCTTAAGCAAACAGACGACCCGGAAGAGAACAACCTCTACCCTTTCGTATGGCTTAACACCGACGGTAACCTCTTCATCTTCGCAAACAACAGATCCATCCTCCTAAGCCCCAAAACAAACCAGGTCATCAAAGAGTTCCCTCAGCTCCCAGGTGGTTCCCGTAACTACCCTGGATCAGGCTCCTCAGCACTCCTCCCCATCCATCTTTACATGAAAAACCCTAAAGTCATCCCTGCTGAGGTCCTCGTCTGCGGTGGAACCCGACACGACGCTTATTACCGTGCCAGCAAAAAGGTATTGTTGGAACCAAACTTTATAAGCCATGTTTCAAGGCCGGATACAGTCTAATGAAACATTAGTCTTACGATCcaaattttttagaatttatatatataaaaatagcttctcaaattgtattaaaaaaagaaagtaaaaaaatttctttagtATAGCACAAAATTTTAGATCAGGTTTTCTTTTTGAACTGAGTAAAatgttgatttatttttgtgGTCCTGTAGGTATTCGAACCAGCACTACAGGACTGTGCAAGGATAAGAATCAACAGCGCTAAGCCTCGATGGAAGATAGAGACTATGCCAACTCCACGAGTCATGAGTGACACCGTCATCCTCCCTAACGGAGACATACTCCTAGTCAACGGAGGTAAACGTGGATGTTCAGGATGGGGCTACGGTAAAGACCCTAACTTCGCTCCCACCTTGTACAAGCCTCGTGCCGCCCGTGGAAAGCGTTTCAGAGAGCTCGCAGCCACCAACATCCCACGTATGTACCACTCCGTCGCCATCGCTATCCCCGACGGTAAGGTTCTCGTCGCTGGAAGCAACACCAACGACGGTTACAAGTACAACGTTGAGTTCCCTACGGAGCTTCGCGTTGAGAAATTCTCACCACCTTACCTCGACCCGGCACTAGCCACCTTGAGGCCAAAGATCGCCACGTCACCAAAACAGATCAGATACGGACAGAACTTCAACGTGAAGGTCAACCTTAACCAAAAGGACGTGACCAAGCAGAGTCTCAAGCTTACCATGTTAGCTCCATCCTTTACCACGCACAGTATCTCCatgaacatgaggatgcttCTGTTGGGTGTCGGTGGTGTTAACCCTGCTGGTGGCGCTTCTTTTGAAATCCAGACGGTTGCACCACCCAGTGGAAATGTTGCACCGCCCGGTTACTATCTTCTCTTCGCCGTCTACAAAGGTGTTCCCAGCACTGGTGAATGGATTCAGATCGTCTAAGGATGAATTTTTTTAACCCATTTTTCTGTATGCCGTAACATCTTtattatgtgaaagaaaaaTCTCGTAATGTTAAGTTTTTTGGTACTTTTctataaaatttgtatatgCCATGATTAATGTATCCAAATTCCTTTGTGTGTTGTGTTTCTCAGTGATTCCATGGTTCGTCCTAAATTTTGTATCGGagcaaaattaaacaaattataaatatatctccaatcctttttttatattttcttttataatagtatttaatttaaaagttCATGCCATGCATCcacttttatttcatttttaatcatgtttttattttatattaatggaaagaaattacatttttatttaattttataccaTTTAAATGTTGAATATCGagtatatatagattaattatTTAGCATAATGATGATGgatgttatttttaattttcttttgtttaatcttaaaactaggttaagatccgcgtcttgcgcgggataaatgttatatatatattatttttaagtattatatattttttacatattatgaaataataaatttatattgaataattaaaaatttagtaactattacgtatataattaaattggtacaaatacttaaataaattttattaatccacacaaacacttttttctattttatatggtaaaaaattaagtttaaatgatattaacatagatatatagtacatttttaacattgacatctattaaaaatattttatactcatgttatttttgatcatttttatttatttataacaaaaaatttaaatcactgATAACAATACAAAAATTTGTGGGATATTTAATAGTTGtagtagtttataattttaaaaacattcaattcaaagtttaaaatctaaatattaagttgtcaataattgttcaaaatgtttatcaaaaaaattcaaagcaaaTTTCGAAACTAATATACTTacgtattttatatggtatataatttattttttaaaatattaatatacatataataatatttattaaatgagactttttaGTTATGTAATTtcataatcatttgtatcttgttataacagaaattttaaatcatggatcacaaaaatttcaatgtgagatttttaacaactttattcatttatatttgtttttaaaaattcaaaatataacatatacgaaaaatctaaatttttattatatagttaatgtggttgtttaatttattttaataagttaaaattttaaaaaatgatagagaatagactaatttttatcaaattttcattattcaaaatcattaattgtcatatatacttaaGCCACATTAGTCAATTCCgtgaattttatttaaggaaacaatgaagaaaatttatgattaatttatggttagtttaataaaaaacttattatatatttatatggaccaacatatttttctaaggaaTCAAAaaatgattgtggtgatgacatgtggctacaaaaatatgttgcaatgcttctctttt
Above is a window of Brassica napus cultivar Da-Ae chromosome A10, Da-Ae, whole genome shotgun sequence DNA encoding:
- the LOC106371799 gene encoding aldehyde oxidase GLOX1; amino-acid sequence: MRASTRVIWTVSVLMLAAVSDAIFPLPFLPFLPGFNNVHDHDDVEVAKPVVTGGKAGGKRRSGGALEAQTNWPGKWELFLENSGVSAMHAGLMPLINQVQFYDATIWRISKIKLPPGVPCHVVNAKTNKIDCWAHSVLIDVNNGAIKPLSLATDTWCSSGGLTVNGTMVSTGGYGGGANTARYLAACPNCQWHEYPQALAAKRWYSTQATLPDGKFFIIGGRDAMNYEYIPEEGQNNKKIYDSLLLKQTDDPEENNLYPFVWLNTDGNLFIFANNRSILLSPKTNQVIKEFPQLPGGSRNYPGSGSSALLPIHLYMKNPKVIPAEVLVCGGTRHDAYYRASKKVFEPALQDCARIRINSAKPRWKIETMPTPRVMSDTVILPNGDILLVNGGKRGCSGWGYGKDPNFAPTLYKPRAARGKRFRELAATNIPRMYHSVAIAIPDGKVLVAGSNTNDGYKYNVEFPTELRVEKFSPPYLDPALATLRPKIATSPKQIRYGQNFNVKVNLNQKDVTKQSLKLTMLAPSFTTHSISMNMRMLLLGVGGVNPAGGASFEIQTVAPPSGNVAPPGYYLLFAVYKGVPSTGEWIQIV
- the BNAA10G15560D gene encoding uncharacterized protein BNAA10G15560D, yielding MKISLFFVSFLVLLPLSLQDPIPKVKAPSRAHAELTSHGFPIGLLPLSVKDYYINKTSGDFSLLLHGTCKITLPPDNYLATYSDKVTGRITHGQIAELRGIRVRAFYQWWSITGIRSSGDNLVFEVGVVTAKYPSKNFDESLDCEGQRASS